The following coding sequences are from one Paracoccus alcaliphilus window:
- a CDS encoding MlaE family ABC transporter permease: MAVNPVRLTGRASLRLLRSIGAVTLFALRGLFAWRPFHARAFAAQLVQVGWLSLPVVGLTALFTGAALALQIHSGGARFQASDVVPAIVAIGMVRELGPVLGGLMVAARVASSFAAEIGTMKVTEQIDALVTLSTDPMGWLVTPRLWAAILTVPLLVAVGDIIGIMGGWLVGTQSLGFVSASYIANSWAYLEVWDVLSGLLKGAVFGFVVALSGCWFGLHAGRGAAGVGRATKSAVVVAAVGILAANFILTGLFFR; the protein is encoded by the coding sequence ATGGCTGTGAACCCGGTCCGGCTGACCGGACGGGCCAGTCTTCGCCTGCTGCGATCCATCGGCGCGGTGACGCTGTTCGCCCTGCGCGGGCTGTTCGCGTGGCGGCCCTTTCACGCCCGCGCCTTTGCCGCGCAACTGGTGCAGGTCGGCTGGCTGTCGCTGCCGGTGGTCGGGCTGACGGCGCTGTTCACCGGCGCGGCGCTGGCCTTGCAGATCCACTCTGGCGGCGCGCGCTTTCAGGCCAGCGACGTGGTGCCCGCCATCGTCGCCATCGGCATGGTGCGCGAGCTTGGCCCGGTGCTGGGCGGGCTGATGGTCGCCGCCCGCGTCGCCAGCAGCTTCGCCGCCGAGATCGGCACGATGAAGGTGACCGAACAGATCGACGCGCTGGTTACGCTCTCCACCGATCCGATGGGCTGGCTGGTCACGCCGCGGCTGTGGGCGGCGATCCTGACCGTGCCGCTGCTGGTCGCGGTCGGCGATATCATCGGCATCATGGGCGGCTGGCTGGTCGGCACGCAATCGCTCGGCTTCGTCTCGGCCAGCTATATCGCCAACAGCTGGGCCTATCTGGAGGTCTGGGACGTGCTGTCGGGCCTGCTGAAAGGCGCGGTTTTCGGCTTTGTCGTCGCGCTCAGCGGCTGCTGGTTCGGGCTGCATGCGGGACGCGGCGCGGCGGGGGTCGGGCGGGCCACGAAATCCGCCGTGGTGGTCGCCGCCGTCGGCATAT
- the alr gene encoding alanine racemase has product MGLQIDIGAIVANWKALAAKAPGARAAAVVKADGYGLGAAHVAPALYEAGARDFFVALAQEGRAIRPLLPDDARINVLSGHMAGEDLTGLVPVLNSPEQFFRDRTTRPGQPFAIQLDSGMNRLGMEPAEWAGLRDEAIAARPDFIMSHLACADEPDHPANAAQLTAFRQMTEGCDVPLSLAATGGILLGPDYHFDLVRPGVGLYGGMPFADARQVVRLSLPVIQTRSVQPGELVGYGATWYAGAATRVATVAAGYADGVLRALSSSGASLYAGGVACPIVGRVSMDLITADVSALSQVPEALDLICDEQPIDAVAYFAGTIGYEILTSLGNRYPRTWL; this is encoded by the coding sequence ATGGGTTTGCAGATCGATATCGGGGCCATCGTGGCCAACTGGAAGGCGCTGGCGGCCAAAGCCCCCGGCGCGCGCGCCGCTGCGGTCGTCAAGGCCGATGGTTACGGGCTGGGGGCCGCACATGTGGCGCCTGCGCTCTATGAAGCCGGGGCGCGGGATTTCTTCGTGGCGCTGGCGCAAGAGGGCCGGGCGATCCGTCCCCTGCTGCCTGATGACGCGCGGATCAACGTGCTGTCGGGACATATGGCGGGCGAGGATCTGACCGGGCTGGTGCCGGTGCTGAACAGTCCCGAGCAGTTCTTCCGCGACCGCACCACGCGGCCCGGCCAGCCCTTCGCGATCCAGCTTGATTCCGGCATGAACCGTCTGGGGATGGAACCCGCCGAATGGGCCGGTCTGCGCGACGAGGCCATCGCCGCGCGCCCCGATTTCATCATGTCGCATCTGGCCTGCGCCGATGAGCCCGACCACCCTGCCAATGCCGCCCAGCTGACCGCCTTTCGACAGATGACCGAGGGCTGCGACGTACCGCTGTCGCTGGCGGCGACCGGGGGAATCCTGCTGGGGCCGGATTACCATTTCGATCTGGTGCGGCCCGGTGTCGGTCTTTATGGCGGGATGCCCTTCGCGGATGCGCGGCAGGTGGTGCGCCTGTCGCTGCCGGTGATCCAGACCCGCTCCGTTCAGCCGGGCGAATTGGTGGGCTATGGCGCGACATGGTATGCGGGCGCGGCGACCCGCGTCGCGACGGTTGCGGCGGGCTATGCCGATGGGGTGCTGCGCGCGCTGTCTTCCAGCGGGGCCAGCCTCTATGCCGGGGGCGTGGCCTGTCCGATCGTCGGGCGCGTGTCGATGGACCTGATTACCGCCGATGTCAGCGCCCTGTCGCAGGTGCCGGAGGCGCTGGACCTGATATGTGACGAACAACCCATTGACGCAGTTGCTTATTTCGCCGGCACCATCGGGTACGAGATATTGACCTCGCTGGGGAACCGCTATCCCCGGACATGGCTGTGA
- the pheS gene encoding phenylalanine--tRNA ligase subunit alpha, giving the protein MDDLNPLRQQWLDRIKSAGDSASIEEVRLAALGKKGEISLKMRELGRMSPEERQTTGRALNELRDEIDAALRARRASLDDAALEARLAGEWLDVTLPGRTRPAGTIHPVSQVTEEVTAIFADMGFAVAEGPQVETDWYNFDALNIAPEHPARQEHDTFFMHRAPDDDRPPHVLRTHTSPVQIRAMQEQGAPIRVICPGRVYRMDMDQTHTPMFHQIEGLAIGRDISMAQLKWVLEEFFSAYFGTRVKTRFRASHFPFTEPSAEVDIQCSWNGGALKVGEGDDWLEVLGSGMVHPNVLRAGGIDPNEWQGFAFGMGIDRIAMLKYGIPDLRAFFESDLRWLKHYGFVPGDVPSVAGGFNR; this is encoded by the coding sequence ATGGATGATCTGAACCCCCTCCGCCAGCAATGGCTGGACCGCATCAAATCCGCAGGCGATTCCGCCTCGATCGAGGAGGTGCGCCTTGCCGCACTGGGCAAGAAGGGCGAGATCAGCCTGAAGATGCGCGAACTGGGCCGGATGAGCCCTGAGGAACGCCAGACCACCGGCCGCGCCCTGAACGAATTGCGCGACGAGATCGACGCGGCCCTGCGCGCGCGCCGTGCCTCGCTGGACGACGCGGCGCTTGAGGCGCGTCTGGCCGGCGAATGGCTGGACGTGACGCTGCCGGGCCGGACCCGTCCAGCAGGCACGATCCATCCGGTCAGCCAGGTGACTGAGGAAGTCACCGCCATCTTTGCCGATATGGGATTCGCCGTGGCCGAGGGGCCGCAGGTCGAAACCGACTGGTATAATTTTGACGCGCTGAACATCGCCCCCGAACATCCCGCGCGGCAGGAACATGACACCTTCTTCATGCACCGCGCGCCTGACGATGACCGCCCGCCGCATGTGCTGCGCACCCATACCTCTCCTGTGCAGATCCGGGCGATGCAGGAACAGGGCGCGCCGATCCGGGTGATCTGTCCGGGCCGCGTCTATCGCATGGATATGGACCAGACCCATACGCCGATGTTCCATCAGATCGAGGGGCTGGCCATCGGTCGCGACATCTCCATGGCACAGCTGAAATGGGTGCTGGAGGAGTTTTTCTCGGCCTATTTCGGCACACGGGTCAAGACCCGCTTCCGCGCGTCGCATTTCCCCTTCACCGAACCCTCGGCCGAGGTCGATATCCAGTGCTCATGGAACGGCGGCGCGCTGAAGGTGGGCGAGGGCGATGACTGGCTGGAGGTCCTGGGTTCCGGCATGGTTCATCCCAATGTGCTGCGTGCGGGCGGGATCGACCCAAACGAGTGGCAGGGCTTTGCCTTCGGGATGGGGATCGACCGGATCGCGATGCTGAAATACGGCATCCCCGACCTGCGCGCCTTCTTTGAATCCGATCTGCGCTGGCTGAAGCATTACGGTTTTGTCCCCGGCGATGTGCCAAGCGTGGCGGGCGGATTTAACCGATAG
- a CDS encoding cytochrome P450: MSAATATTDALPVRVALADRPLGLLATAMTARRNLLELIPELALHQPIVSGRLGIRWHMVVDPESLRHILKDRVEDYPKSVTTKLLLKPAIGDSLFVAEGAHWRWQRRAMAPTFAPRNVEALGPVMSAAADASCRRLGAEGGPVDIFAETVAATFEVISDVTFSGQGGFDRDGVHAAVEGYIAQAAKVSLFDILGLPAWVPRPGRLMTGGGLKRMKAIADRAIQARSEAARSDGPPDLLDLLLEAQDPETRRAMTRDELRDNLLTFIVAGHETTALTLAWALYLCAFDPAVQERAAAEARDALQGRTASATDLGALPLIHRIVNEALRLYPPAAFLSRTAQVQDRLCGREVRPGDTVMLPIYALHRHHLLWDRPDAFDPDRFLTTPDRFAFLPFGAGPRICIGAGFAVQEAVIILATLLSRFRFTAIPGRQPHPQMILTLRPGGGVWLNVTPR, encoded by the coding sequence ATGAGTGCCGCAACCGCCACGACAGATGCGCTGCCGGTCAGGGTCGCGCTGGCCGACCGCCCGCTGGGGCTGCTGGCCACCGCCATGACCGCCCGGCGCAATCTGCTGGAGTTGATCCCGGAACTGGCCCTGCACCAGCCCATCGTCTCGGGGCGGCTGGGGATTCGCTGGCATATGGTGGTGGACCCCGAATCGCTGCGCCATATCCTGAAGGACCGGGTCGAGGATTATCCCAAGTCCGTCACCACCAAGCTGCTGCTGAAACCGGCCATCGGTGACAGCCTGTTCGTGGCCGAGGGCGCGCATTGGCGCTGGCAGCGCCGCGCCATGGCCCCGACCTTTGCTCCGCGCAATGTCGAGGCGCTGGGGCCGGTGATGTCTGCCGCCGCCGATGCCTCTTGCCGCAGGCTGGGTGCGGAGGGCGGGCCGGTCGATATCTTTGCCGAAACCGTCGCCGCCACCTTCGAGGTGATCTCGGACGTGACCTTTTCGGGGCAGGGCGGGTTCGACCGCGACGGCGTGCATGCGGCGGTCGAAGGCTATATCGCGCAGGCCGCCAAGGTTTCGCTGTTCGACATTCTGGGCCTGCCCGCATGGGTGCCGCGTCCGGGGCGGCTGATGACCGGGGGCGGGCTGAAGCGGATGAAGGCGATTGCTGACCGCGCCATTCAGGCCCGGTCCGAGGCCGCCCGCAGCGATGGCCCGCCCGATCTGCTGGACCTGCTGCTGGAGGCGCAGGACCCCGAGACCCGCCGCGCCATGACCCGCGACGAATTGCGCGACAACCTGCTGACCTTCATCGTCGCCGGGCACGAGACGACGGCGCTGACGCTGGCATGGGCGCTGTATCTGTGTGCCTTCGACCCGGCCGTGCAGGAACGCGCCGCAGCCGAGGCCCGTGACGCGCTGCAAGGCCGCACCGCCAGCGCCACCGATCTGGGTGCCTTGCCCCTGATCCACCGCATCGTGAACGAGGCGCTGCGGCTTTATCCCCCCGCCGCCTTTCTGTCGCGCACGGCGCAGGTGCAGGACCGGCTGTGCGGACGAGAGGTGCGTCCCGGCGATACGGTGATGCTGCCGATCTATGCGCTGCACCGCCATCATCTGCTGTGGGACCGCCCCGATGCCTTCGATCCCGACCGTTTCCTGACCACGCCCGACCGCTTTGCCTTTCTGCCCTTCGGGGCCGGGCCGCGCATCTGCATCGGCGCCGGTTTCGCCGTGCAAGAGGCGGTCATCATCCTTGCCACGTTGCTGTCGCGGTTCCGTTTCACCGCGATCCCCGGACGGCAGCCGCATCCGCAGATGATCCTGACCCTGCGCCCCGGTGGCGGGGTCTGGCTGAACGTCACCCCGCGCTGA
- the rplT gene encoding 50S ribosomal protein L20, producing the protein MARVKSGKVTHARHKKVLEQAKGYYGARSRNFRTATQAVDKANQYATRDRKTRKRNFRALWIQRINAAVRLVDADLTYSRFINLLAKAGIEVDRKVLADLAVNEPEAFGAIVEKAKAAA; encoded by the coding sequence ATGGCACGAGTTAAATCCGGCAAGGTCACCCACGCCCGCCACAAGAAGGTTCTTGAGCAGGCGAAAGGCTATTACGGCGCCCGTTCGCGCAACTTCCGCACCGCCACGCAGGCTGTGGACAAGGCGAACCAGTACGCCACCCGCGACCGCAAGACCCGCAAGCGCAATTTCCGCGCCCTGTGGATCCAGCGCATCAACGCCGCCGTGCGTCTGGTCGATGCCGACTTGACCTATTCGCGCTTCATCAACCTGCTGGCGAAAGCCGGGATCGAGGTTGACCGCAAGGTTCTGGCCGATCTGGCCGTGAATGAGCCCGAAGCGTTCGGCGCCATCGTCGAAAAGGCGAAGGCCGCCGCGTAA
- the rpmI gene encoding 50S ribosomal protein L35, whose product MPKMKTKAAAKKRFSFTATGKVKSAQAGKRHGMIKRTTKFIRDARGTTVLSEADAKIVKKYMPYNR is encoded by the coding sequence ATGCCGAAGATGAAGACCAAAGCGGCCGCCAAGAAGCGGTTCTCGTTCACGGCCACGGGCAAGGTGAAATCCGCCCAGGCCGGCAAGCGCCACGGCATGATCAAGCGCACCACGAAATTCATTCGTGACGCGCGCGGGACGACGGTTCTCAGCGAAGCTGATGCCAAAATCGTCAAGAAATACATGCCCTATAACCGCTGA